In a single window of the Papaver somniferum cultivar HN1 chromosome 8, ASM357369v1, whole genome shotgun sequence genome:
- the LOC113306409 gene encoding aspartic proteinase CDR1-like, producing MTTPSRRFSLVFILLSVLVHADANGNGGFSVHLIHRDFSPNSPYYNSLETHHDRVQTAIRRSISRTNGVSKRSSSVASFPTNANQNGNITTTLNAIGGDYLMNISIGTPPRQLLVYTDTGSSITWVQCKPCQDCYEQNEPLFDPKESSSYKNIHCLTPVCFKLGESMSCENKLCKYDIGYGDKSSSTGHLAFETLTFDSTSGRPVKIPQFAIGCGHSNEGFKDVYSNGMIGLGTGKLSLISQVGAKIDSKFSYCLVDADIGSSKFNFGSHAEITGKDVVSTPFITVEDGLYYLTLQAVSVNDKRIPFKSKEETDGQEGNIAIDSGTTLTLLPEEMYSDIVSEVKKATNSEGFISSETGLLCFKADKNTKFPSITFHFMGADIKLQDGNSFLSTPDGVCLTCHSASDGDALYGNLAQMDFLIEYDLKDKKVFFKPTDCSKNK from the coding sequence ATGACCACACCAAGTCGTCGTTTCTCACTTGTTTTCATTCTTCTTTCGGTTTTAGTTCATGCGGACGCTAATGGTAATGGTGGTTTTAGTGTTCATCTAATCCATCgtgatttctcacctaattcaccaTATTACAACTCACTAGAGACACATCATGATCGAGTTCAGACTGCTATTCGTCGTTCCATTAGTCGAACTAATGGTGTCTCCAAAAGATCATCATCAGTGGCTTCCTTCCCAACTAATGCTAATCAAAATGGTAATATAACAACAACTCTAAATGCTATTGGTGGTGATTACTTAATGAATATATCTATTGGAACACCTCCTCGTCAGCTACTTGTTTATACTGATACTGGTAGTAGTATTACATGGGTGCAATGTAAGCCATGTCAAGATTGTTATGAGCAAAATGAACCACTCTTTGATCCAAAAGAATCTTCATCTTACAAAAATATTCATTGTTTGACACCAGTATGTTTCAAACTAGGTGAATCTATGTCTTGTGAAAATAAATTATGTAAATATGATATTGGGTACGGAGATAAGTCTTCCTCAACAGGTCACCTAGCATTTGAAACACTTACATTTGATTCAACAAGTGGTAGACCGGTTAAAATTCCACAGTTTGCAATAGGTTGTGGTCATAGCAATGAAGGTTTTAAAGATGTATATTCAAACGGTATGATTGGTCTTGGTACTGGTAAACTTTCTTTGATTAGTCAGGTAGGTGCAAAGATTGATTCAAAATTCTCTTATTGTTTAGTAGATGCTGATATTGGTTCAAGTAAGTTCAATTTTGGTAGTCATGCTGAGATTACAGGAAAAGATGTCGTTTCAACTCCATTTATAACAGTAGAAGATGGTCTATATTATCTAACACTTCAGGCTGTTAGTGTTAATGACAAAAGGATTCCATTCAAAAGCAAGGAAGAAACTGATGGACAAGAAGGTAACATCGCCATTGATTCAGGAACAACATTGACGCTTCTTCCAGAAGAAATGTATTCGGATATTGTATCCGAAGTTAAGAAAGCAACAAATAGTGAAGGTTTTATTAGTTCGGAAACAGGCTTGTTATGTTTCAAGGCAGATAAAAATACAAAGTTTCCAAGCATTACATTCCATTTTATGGGTGCCGATATTAAACTCCAGGATGGAAATTCTTTTCTTTCTACCCCGGATGGTGTTTGTTTAACTTGCCATTCTGCAAGTGATGGTGATGCCCTCTATGGAAACTTAGCTCAGATGGATTTCCTCATTGAATATGATCTCAAAGACAAGAAGGTTTTTTTCAAGCCGACTGATTGCAGCAAGAATAAATAG
- the LOC113301273 gene encoding sulfite exporter TauE/SafE family protein 3-like, giving the protein MSKIIRDIQGFISCKSLAIVTIITVFFLSCVVVSADKSFKLESLSSHNNGTTTKLMDTSFSQQKYASAKSKRSDYQHLWPEMRFGWRIVVGSIIAFIASAFGSVGGVGGGGIYVPMLILVIGFDAKSSVPISKCMIMGTAASTVYCNLKRRHPTLEMPVIDYNLAVLIQPMLMLGISIGVGLGGILADWMVTVLLIVLFSGTSAMMLLKGTQLWKKETIAKKVQEDAARIELNDVRSEEVEQNRQPSDASNSVQKKANEVPVLKNVYWKELGVLVFVWVSFLVMQILQIRTTTCSTVYWVLSSMQIPVSVGVTLYQAVCFHKGKKVLEPMGEAGTELKVHQLVLYCFLGVLAGMVGGLLGLGGGFILGPMFLQIGVPPQVASATASFAMMFSSSMSVIEFYLLKRFPIPYSAYFLAVAIVSAVAGQYVVRKLIIALGRASLIVFLLVTLFFVSAFLLGGVGISNMVKQIQHKEYMGFQNLCHA; this is encoded by the exons ATGTCTAAAATTATCAGAGATATACAAGGATTTATCAGTTGTAAATCATTAGCAATAGTAACGATTATCACAGTGTTCTTTTTATCGTGTGTGGTTGTTTCTGCAGATAAAAGTTTCAAACTTGAGAGCTTATCAAGTCACAACAATGGCACTACGACTAAACTTATGGATACTTCCTTTTCTCAACAAAAGTATGCTTCGGCAAAGTCTAAACGATCAGATTACCAGCATTTATGGCCG GAAATGAGATTTGGATGGCGGATCGTAGTTGGTTCAATTATTGCATTTATTGCATCAGCATTTGGGAGTGTAGGAGGAGTGGGTGGTGGTGGAATTTACGTTCCTATGCTTATTCTAGTTATCGGATTTGATGCGAAGTCCTCTGTCCCAATATCTAAAT GTATGATAATGGGTACTGCTGCTTCAACTGTTTACTGCAACCTTAAGAGAAGGCATCCAACACTTGAAATGCCTGTAATCGATTACAATTTGGCGGTGCTTATACAACCGATGCTCATGTTAGGAATTAGTATCGGTGTAGGTCTAGGTGGGATCCTAGCGGATTGGATGGTCACAGTTCTTCTAATTGTTCTTTTTAGTG GCACATCAGCTATGATGCTCTTGAAGGGCACACAGTTATGGAAAAAGGAAACAATAGCGAAGAAG GTTCAGGAAGATGCTGCACGTATCGAATTAAATG ATGTTCGAAGTGAAGAAGTGGAACAGAATCGTCAACCAAGTGATGCCAGCAATTCCGTTCAGAAAAAGGCCAATGAG GTGCCTGTTCTTAAGAATGTCTACTGGAAGGAACTTGGTGTTCTTGTCTTTGTCTGGGTCTCATTCCTTGTGATGCAAATCCTGCAG ATACGTACAACAACCTGTTCAACAGTATACTGGGTTCTGAGCTCAATGCAG ATCCCTGTTTCAGTAGGAGTTACTTTGTACCAGGCAGTTTGCTTTCACAAGGGAAAGAAGGTGCTCGAGCCTATGGGAGAAGCAGGTACTGAATTGAAAGTACATCAGCTAGTCCTCTACTGTTTTCTTGGTGTACTCGCTGGTATGGTTGGTGGGCTTCTAGGTCTTGGCGGAGGTTTCATTTTGGGTCCTATGTTCTTGCAGATTGGTGTACCTCCTCAG GTTGCTAGTGCCACAGCCTCCTTTGCCATGATGTTCTCCTCGTCTATGTCTGTTATAGAATTTTACCTTCTAAAGCGTTTTCCAATACCTTATT CTGCGTACTTTCTAGCCGTTGCAATTGTTTCCGCTGTAGCAGGCCAATATGTAGTAAGGAAGTTGATCATTGCACTAGGAAGGGCATCTCTCATTGTCTTCCTCCTAGTCACATTATTCTTTGTGAGCGCATTTCTACTAG GTGGGGTTGGAATATCCAACATGGTCAAACAGATTCAGCATAAGGAGTACATGGGATTTCAGAACTTGTGTCATGCCTAG